In Tenrec ecaudatus isolate mTenEca1 chromosome 9, mTenEca1.hap1, whole genome shotgun sequence, the DNA window TCCCCCAAATGACCTATGCTACTTTCTTCTGCATCAGGAGACAAGGTGGAGCTTAACCCTCCTGGCAGCGTCTGGCAGGGACCCTGCATGGACGTCTAAAGCAGCCGCGGCTGCCCTTTGAGTTGCGCCCCTCATCTTTCCTAGAGGGGGCTTGGGGCGTGAAAGCCCTAATGGTAGGCTGCCTGCTTGATGGTGGCGCTTTCCATGAATAGAAGTTGCGCCTTGTGCCAGCCCTTGGCCCCGGGTCTGATTTGGCTCTCTtatcagcagctgtttgtgagGCAACTCGTGTGTTCTGGCCAGCAAGACACTAAGATCCTTCCAAACCCTAATGGGTATCATCTTCTCGTAGTGATTTGCCTTCCGTTCTTTAGCTAAGTGATGACTAGTTACTCAAAGGATGTTGTGTTTCTGTGGGGGTGACTAGACTACCCTCAAAGGCTTGGGTGTTTGTGGTGCCTCAGAGTGTAAGTTTAAGGTAAGGATTGGGAGACGTGCTGTATCTTAACAGTTCAGGGCATGCCGGCGTGAGAAATTGGCACTGTTGCCCGTCATCCCAAGTGCCTGCCCAGTGGCACAGGTGGCAGGATCTCTCTGGAGCAGAGGCATTGTCCTcaccctctgggcagctgtgtggAAGCACTCTCCCAGTCGTGGGGCTGGcccttgggggagggagggggtgtatCATCGATGTTTTTGCTGGAAGCCAGTGCTTGGGCTGGGACCCGGGTCTGTTGGTGGGGTTGACGAGGGTGGGGAACAGTACATCCCTTTGCATTTACTCTCGAGCAGGCTTCTTTTGCCTTTAGCCAGATAGCTCGGAGGAAATGAGTAATGGAAGAGGAGAAACGGTCGCCGATTCattccctcccacctccaccccaccccaccccaccgcgaTGTCAGGGCAGTTCTGTGCATCTCTTCCAAAGGTCTCTGATAGATGATGTCTTCGGTCTTTATTTTGGTAGTGCATGGACTCAGATTTTagtgatgacaacaaaacagCTGTAGAGAGcggggaagaggaagaagaggcggCCACCCCTCGAAGGAGCAGGTCCAGAAGAAGCAGTTTTGGCCTTCGAGTAGCCTTTCAGTTCCCCACCAAGAAAGTGGCAAGTCAGTCCGATCAGAAACTCACTTCCCCTGAGCGGCCGCGCTCGAGCTCGTGCGTACAGGACAATAAAAAGCCAGTTCCCGGCAGACAGAAGCGCTGCAGACAGAGGAAGCAGAGGGAAGATTCTGCCTCGGAGTCGGAGGCTGACTCCAGGGACGAGGACCAGGAGAGCTCCGATGCCCTGCTGAAGAGGACCATGAACATCAAGGAGAACAAGGCCATGGTAAGGCTGTCTGCCAGGGCGGGGGCTGGCGGTGGGCTCTGACCAGCCGGTGCAGCAGCTCACCAAGCCCCCGTGTCCGTACAGCAGCTGCTGGCATGGCTTCTGCCACGAAAATGTGCTGTGCCCATGTGCGCTCCTGTTGCCAGAGGCCCAAGCAGTCCTCACATGATCACTCTGGCTTAGGAGATGTTCCGTTTCCCCAAAGAGGGTCATGGTGAATCCCGCTTACTGTTCGTTGATGATAAACTCTAAGCAGAGAGAGTGGTGGTGGGCCTGAGAGAGCTAGCCCCAGCAGAAGGAAGCCGACTAAGGAGGTGGGGGTTGTAATGTGTAGCACAGGAAGGTGGCTTCCCCTCTAGAAGCTGCTTGGTGGGGGTGCACAGGTGTGGCTCGGAGGCATTAAGGTGAAGGAATGGAAACAGTCTAGAAATACAAGGGAAGGCAGTTTTAATTCACTGTGACTGTAAAAAGTCTTCATAGCAAGCAGCAACAGAAGAGGGTGAAATCTGTGTTGCATGGTTTGGTTTTCCCCATATGTGAGCAGTCACTGATAAGGTGATTGTTGAGACTCATTCATTACTGTCCTGTGTATACAGAATtgaagtagccctggtggtgtagtggttgtgtgttgggctgctacctgcaaggtcagcagttcaaacctaccagccactccccaggagacaggtgagactttctactcaggTGAAAAAttaacagtctgggaaaccccacagggacagttctaccctgtcttgtagagtcactatgagttggaaaactCGATGGCTATAAGTTTGGTTTCACATACAGAATTAAAAACTAATTTCACTGTTCAAATAACTATTGGTTAGCATTTTGATATATTTCAatcctatcggacagggtagaactgccccctgtggatttctgaagcttAATTCTTTACAGGGATGAAAaacctttctctcacagagcagcaagtggttagcagcccaatgtgtaaccactacaccgccaggttcCTATTTaatccagagccctggtggtgcagtgcttgaagcactcagctgcttactgagaggttggcagttcaaacacaagaagaaggtaggtgtgccagtctgctttcttaaagatgtGTAGCCCTGGAGACCCTATTGCGGCAGTTCTACttagtcctgtagggtccctgtgaggcaAAATTGGTTAGAGGGCAATGGGTATAATCTAATTGTGTGTGTATAAGCATACCTTAAAGCTAGTGCAGGCTCAGTGCCAGGCCACCTTACTAAAGTGAGTGTTGCAATGAAGTGAGTTATTCTCTGCATGCCCATGAAAGCAAGGTCTACACGAGCAGATTGTGCAGACTCACTGTAACAGTATCACGTAAGTAGTTTGAAATATTGTAAGAACTGTCAAAGTACAACACTGTCATGAGAAAAAGATGGCTCCAGTAGACTTTGCAGCAAAACCACACTTACTGTTTTCAGTGATGCCATAGGTGTGTCTGAATGGAAAGTCAccaccactgccatccagtccactctgATCCCTTCCAACCCTCGATAgcgtttctaaggctgtcaatcttcatagaagcagacagcctcagctttctcccaaggtgactttgaaccaccaaccttgtggttatcagtctaatgcttacccgacagtgccaccagggctctttaaattgAAACCCAAAAGATTCCAAATTCAATTTCTCTGCCCGTCATTTGGTCAGTAATTTCCCTATCGTGTTTATTTGGCAATATTTTTGTAAGTTTTTATTGATGAGAAATTCAATAAAGAATCTGATTTTTGGAGAGCTGAGTAGCCAGCAGGAGTAGATACCTAGTCCAGGAGTTTCTTTTTCAAGCATGAGGAAAGCAGGTGCTGGTGAACAGGGCCACCCCGTTAACTAGTGGTCAGGATTcagagctgggcaccaccaggccACTGCATTTCCAGACCAGCTTTACCAAGTCATATTCCCCTTATAGTTTAGGAACAGGTGTATATTTTGTTAgtttatataaaatcatgtcagcATTTTGCCTCTGGAGAGGAAATTCTTTAAAATTTAGGTTAAAAGTACAATGAGTATGGAGGTACAGTGTCACCCAAAGTGACATGTGATGTGTCAGATGGAGTAGATCTAGACATGTTTACCTGTGGCCCTTCCGTTTTGCCCTGCAGCTTGCTCAGCTTTTGGCGGAATTGAATTCTATGCCAGATTTCTTCCCAGTAAGAACCCCAAGCTCCGCGCCGGTAAGTGGAACCCCTTGCAGCTACAGATGCTAATTCAAATTGACCTACTGTTGGGTGGTTTCCAGTCACAGcaagtgcatgcgtgtgtgtacgTGCTCTCAATTTCAGAAGAAGACCTCGAGGCGAGCCTTCTCGGAGGGGCAGATCCAGCGGCGCACCAACCCCACCCGCAGCGCGCGGCCTCCCGAGAAGTTTGCCCTGGAGAACTTCACAGTCTCGGCTGCCAACTTTGCAGAAGAGCTTTACAGTTTGAGAAGAAGGAAGACCATCAGTGGGGTAACTACTGACTATAAGCTAGTTATTCTTGGTGGCAGCAGTCATACTCAACCCATGGGCCCCCGAAAATGCACAGGGGCTGATGCAGTTTCTGCTCAGACGGGGCCACAGACCGTGAATTTCTCCCCAGCCCCCCCAACAGTGGTGGTCCTGGGAGCACTCTGAGGAACACTCTGGTCTGCAGAGCACACAGTGCGTCCTGACTGCAGCTGTGCTGGGGAGCATCCCTGTGGCTCCTTGCCCCCGTGTGTTGGCATGCACACTGGCTTCTCCCTGGCCCTGATTTAAGAAGGGGCCATTTGAAATGCCCCGTGTGCCGGGAGTGACTTTGAACCCTTTCTCTTTGTGGCTCTTTTAATCGAGATTTACTTGGTCTAATTCAACTGACCTTCCAGAATCTAAAAGCCAGCAAACCCGAGCTTCTTGCTACGTGGCCTCGCCTCACTGAGAAGGAAGCTTggcagcagctctgcaggtggCCCCTGACGGGCTGAGAGGAAACCGCAGCGGGCTATGGTTAACAGCGGTGGTGTGGGCGTTCACGGATCTATGGTTTTGTCTCGGACCACACAGAATCCCCGATTCCAGGCTCTGCCTGTGCTCCTTTCGCAGGCCCGGTGCCAGGGCTACAGACGGCGTCGCCGCGCCTCCTCTTTCCGGCCAGTGGAGGACATCACGGAAGAGGACCTAGAAAATGTGGCCATCACTGTCCGAGATAAAATATATGATAAAGTTCTGGTAACGTAATAGTGTACAAGTGGCTTGCATGCTGCTGGCTCGAGAGGCCGAGGCCTTGGCTTCTAGAGGCTCACATTGTGTGTAAACTGCCAGGGCATATGTCTTGCACCGTCGGGGTGGGTTGATGGCTGTAACCAAACAGAAGGTAGCTCAGTACAGACACTTCCTACAGGAAGGCTCTCTGGGGAAATGCAGTTTATTTTCACAGTGCATATCATGTCTATTATTATGCTATTACCTAttatccaggagccctggtggtgtatcggttgtgcattggactgctaactgccaagtcagcagtttgaaaccaccagctgcttcccaagagaaagggctttctgttcccacagaGAGTTAAGGTTTTTGAACCATacgcgcagttctactctgtcctataagaagaatcactgtgaattggaataggttcgatggcagtgagtttaatttgggTATTTGTTTGATACCATCTGTATGTAGATTGTTTGCTCATAGAAGTACAGAAAGCAGCCAACTATATCTTCAGTTGACTGGGCCTGGGCTCAAGTTTGTCGCCATTCACTTAGAGGGGGGAGGGTTTGTGTGCTTCTCCGGTGCTTGCCCCACTTCGTCACAGGAACAGTCGCAGCTCACACTAAACAGATTTCACACTAGGGTAGAACTCCAGACGCTCAGGCCATTTTGGAGGGAGCTCACCGCTGGCTAGTTGGGGGTCCTTCCCGGCCACAGCCACCTTCACACTTCTCTGGCTTTAGAATTAAggtggctcacctcctccccgcAGGCTCCAGTTTGTACTGGAGAAGGAGTTCGCGCGATTCGAGAAGGCACCTGGTGGGGAAGGGACAGCTGTGGCCCTCCCCGCACGTCCAGCTGCTCTCCTCCTTCCAGGGCaacacttgccaccagtgtcggCAGAAGACCATCGATACGAAGACGGTGTGCCGGAGCCAGGGCTGCGGGGGAGTGCGTGGACAATTCTGCGGACCCTGCCTGCGGAACCGCTATGGGGAGGATGTGAGATCTGCTCTCCTGGACCCGGTAGGAATGACGCTTGCATTTCTTAGCTCTTGTGACAGGGAAGGAAGCCATAGCTGGGGCTCCTTCACAGCCTTTATTGGGGACCTGTCGCTGCCAGCTCTGTTTTTGGTCTTCAGGTTGTGGGAATGGGAAATAGAGTTTCTTTTGGCAACGGGACAAGCTATCCAAGGCACAGGGGAAGATTTTGTGCTGTTTACCACTGCTGTCTGATACACGTAGATTCCATATAAGAGCTTTAACCATTGTTAATTCAGGTAATTAACCTAGCCTTTTGAATACATAAGCTCCCTCTGCAATAGAACTAACCTTGTGTTGTGCTTGCGAAGTGAGGCTATGCAGGGTAGACAGCACTGGAGAGGTCTTCCCCAGATGTGATCAGAATCCCGGCAAGGCGCTGTCTCAACTCGGGGCACATGCCCActggtgtgtgtctgtctgtcttagGATTGGGTGTGTCCTCCTTGCCGGGGCATCTGCAACTGCAGCTACTGCCGGAAGCGCGATGGACGCTGTGCCACAGGGATCCTCATTCATTTGGCCAAGTTTTACGGTTACAATAACGTCAAGGAGTATCTGGAGAGGTAAGTCTGGCCTGGAGGCTGCAGCCCCAGGGTCAGGCAGCAGGGAAACCAGCTGCCTTGCTTCCTGGGTGATTTCTAGAACGCACCTGGAGTGCTGTCCTTTCCAGTTGGAAAAGCTCAATGCTGAGATTACTCTTACTAGGAATGGTTGGTTACCTGTCTTCAATCATTTCTGCTTATGGTAGGAAGCAAGAGCCCAAGGCAGGCGAAAGACATCCTCTCAAACCAAAGAGCCCAAGCAGTTGACACTTCCGGAGTCCTGGAGGGTCTTTAAGAAGCAGAGTGTTAGGCCTTTTCCCTGAAGAGAAAGGTCTAAAGCAGTTGCACATGTAGCGAATTCTATGAGAATGATTTGTAAGGAAGTGCAAGTTTAGGGCAGAATCGTGCTACATAAAGTAGTAGCCGAGGGCATCAACTGTTTCTCTCCACCTATGGACAAGGAGAGAGGGGGTGGCCTCCGAGTTTCAGGTAGACCGCAGCCCTCACACTTTGTACACTCTGACAAACTACTTCCAAAACTCACACTTCCCATCTTTCCCTCAGCTTACAGAAGCAGCTCGGAGATGGCCGTTAGGCCCCAAGACCACTCACCTCACTGTTGCTGCCTCCAGCGCCTGCCATGCTCTTTTGCCTGAGACGATCGCTTACCACGGTGTTTGTATACAGAAAGTCTTTGTAGAGTGTCTATGTCTCAGAAGAGTTCTCAGGAAAGAGTAAAGCAGAGGCATCTAATACATACCTGCTTGTATATATTGAATTGCTAAAAGTATATACCTATGAGAAAAGCACAatttaagggggtgggggggagagagaacCCAGGGAAGTCACAAGAAAACGTTTTAGAAGCAGCTCTTGCCTTGATCTTTTATGTCCTAAACAGTTTGAACTCTAGGCCTGGTTTTCCTTTAAACAAAGTGCAATTAACCATAGAATTCTAGAGTTATATTTTTATTGAAACTTGAACAAAAGTAGACCATTAATGATCTACCGACACTGGAAGCTCAGAGCGCTGCTGGCCAGCAGGAGCGTCCTATCTCGTCATCCAAGACCTCCGAGTCCTGGAGCCAGCTGCtttaaaagatgttttaaaaGATGTTACTCTCCGCAAGCACTATGTCCCGCTTCATGAGGGGGGTTTCCAGCTACCTTGCTTTTGGAGACTGGTGTGCATGCATGTTCAGGGAGACTTGGGTGGAACAGAGAGCTTTTGGCTTCCAGCATCTTCCTTTCTCTTTAAGGCTGATGTCTCTCTAACAAAGTTAATTAATGCGCATGTAAGTTACTGCACGTTGCATAGCTGGAGACGCTGACGCCTCTCGTGCCTGGAGAGGGTGTGAGGACCACTTACGCTTCtagcagcagagccacacctgccagaACCCATTTGGCGGCCTTCTCTTTGCTCTTGAGCCTGAAGGTCCACACGTAGTTGGGGCCTCTGGCTTTGGTTCTGTACAGGGGGCACTCATAGGTGTGCTTGGTCTCCTGTCTGTCCATGGGTATGGCTTTCGCAAAGATCACCGGCATCGTGGATGTCAGCTCCTTGAGGCGGGCTTCGCTAATGGTCCCCGCCTGCACATCCCATCGGGCACCTGTGGTAACACAAGAGGATTTCGACTGTAAGGCATGTTTCTAGCAATAAATGTTCTGCCTTTTATCACGTTATAACTTGTTGGCGGTCTTTCCTGGATTGGCTCTTTATAGTTCTAGAGTGTGTATCTAACAATTCAATGTTCCTATGTTAATCAAGAGAAATTCATTCATTCAAGCACAGTCACTTACAGACAGCATGTGCCTTCCTCTCCGTTCTTTAGCGGTCTGGGTCTGGCATTTACTTTAAAAGGAGAAGGAACATCTTGGCAAGGACTGCGATCACATCACATTTCAGGAGGTGGCCTGCAGACCAAATGCCCCGAGACAAAGTGAATTTGGACAATACTGCGTGCCCTGCTCCTCCTCTTAGAGGTGATGACTGTATTcactgccaggagccctggtgggttgctaaccacaaggtgaggtaTTCTACGCTGCCGCTTCCTTaaggaaagacaggctttctcctcccatagggGCCCTTCTCTAGGGTTGGCTGCACGTTCGGATTTTTAAGTATTAAGTGGCAGCTGTCACCCATGTGCCTCAAAAGGTGGCTCACTGTGGACACTCACATCCTGGCCTCTGCATAGTGGCAGTGGCAGAGTGAAAGACGTGCTCTCTAGTGGCGGGTACTGTGCATGGCAAAGGACGAGCACCACCTTGAGTCCGTCCGAAAGGGCCTGGGTACCTCACCTTCCAGGAGGATCCCGTGAAGGTAAGCGCCTTCCCTCGGTGGGTGGCCATAATCCTCCTTCGTCTTCTTGGTCACGTCAATGGTCAGGCACGTCTTGTCCAGCGGCCACTCATTTTTCCGAGCTGTGGTCTGCATGATTGCTTTTAGGGAGGTGAGGGATAGGAAGTCAGGAGGGCACGAGGCTCAGGTTCCACATCGTATTTTAGGTTGTGGATTTACAATCCTGCACAAGGGTTGACGTACTATATACATCCCATGGGCTACCTCTCACTGCTTTTGTACATGAAGTTTGTTTCCCCTAAATGCTACCATGCCTGTTGATGTCTGCAGCAGTGACCATATAGGGGCCATAGAGCTATATTCTGTCTGACTCTTTACCTATGGGCTTTATTGAACCTGATGCTCAAGTGAGCCATATCCCAGCCCACTTCATCACTCCTTTACCTGCCCTGCTTGCTCAATAGCCACCTGGGAAGCTGGGCAGAACTTGTGCCACGGGTGTGGGCTGCTGGCACGGGCGGGGCCTGCTCTGCCCCAACCCTTACCTGTTAAGAAGGACTGTGGGTTGAAGAAGCCAGAGAGCCACACCACGGCTGGAAGAACAAGGTCTTGTGTCCAAGTATCCAGTTCTCGGCACCGTAAGAGGAGGTCATTAAACCTGGTTagtagaaaaaaaacaaaccagacctgtagccatcaagtcggtttggactcggagtgaccctacaggacagagtgaaaGTGAAACTGCCCAGGTGGTTTTCTAGGCTGAATTGTTACCGAAGAAGCAGGCGCTACATGCATCCTTCTCTAgcagagtggctggcaggttcCAGCCCACCTTTCACTTGCAGCCTAGCGCTAACCCTCAGCATCACCAGGGTTGCTCCTTGTTAATGGCAGGTTGTAGAAGGTGcctgctcacagcagccctgtgtaccACACAAaacgctgtttgagcccattgctgtgtcCGCTGGGCTAATTGCAGAAGGAAGGGAGAATTACATAATCGGTTTGCAAGATCGTTGCCTGGGGATCTGTAGGATGTTGTCCCTTTAAAGGGCTAggattttttcatttgttttccttttgagcTTTTCATACATCCAGATCTCTTACAGTTCTTACCACAAAAAGTAAGAAAGGGTGTGAAGTATAGAAAGTTAGGTGCTGTGAAGTGGGCtccgattcacagtgactctatataaaacaaaacaaaaacattgccCTGTCCTGGGCCATCACAACTGTTGagcccactgtgccaatccatctccttgagggcccttcctcttttgcagAAAACGAGGTAGCTCTTGGTGATCTATAcgtagggtagctgtgagtcgcaCCACAACCACAATGGATGACAggtgatctgtgtgtgtgtacggCTGACGAGCACCTGAAAAGCCCAGGTGCAAGGGGAACACAGGACCAGTGTGTCAGAGGGGCGGGCTGCCACCAGAGTTTCCAGGAACGGCGGTAAGCAGAGGCAGTAGAATGTGCAGAGGGATTTGTTAGAAGTGATTGACTGTGAACATGGCTTCAGAAATTAGGGATAGAGTAAGAGAGGAAATTAATTGAAACTACATTATTTtggggaagaaggaggagaagccattacagaaataaaaacagaacaGTAATAATAGAAAACTAGGGGGAAATTCATAGTTAAGAAATTAATGAAACGGTGCTAAATAAAATTCTAGAAAATCTGACATCTTTTCCTGAGGTATTTGAATGTGTATATTGatgagcatttgcccaaggaataTCAACACTGAGTAAGCAATATGTGTCATAATTTTAGGAGACAGAAATTCTTGTGATACCCAGCAAAGACGTGAATCCTGCTAGCTACAGACTTCACAACATCACTAAGAGACTAGAATGACACCAATAAAGTTCCTCCTACAGTGTGTTGAAATTTTTATAGCCAGCTGAACTATCACTGAGGTGTAAAACAACAGACTAGGTGGCATGaaaaaacagcaattaaaaacaaaacaaaacccacaaggtTTTAAACCCAAGAAATAGA includes these proteins:
- the CDCA7L gene encoding cell division cycle-associated 7-like protein isoform X2 is translated as MALATRSQIPKEVADIFNAPSDDEEFVGFRDDVPMETLSEESFSSFNSLELEEKDVRFRSNHFMEKLRRIFVEDTDSEMEDFKGFPQSDPTGNSDSERVCMDSDFSDDNKTAVESGEEEEEAATPRRSRSRRSSFGLRVAFQFPTKKVASQSDQKLTSPERPRSSSCVQDNKKPVPGRQKRCRQRKQREDSASESEADSRDEDQESSDALLKRTMNIKENKAMLAQLLAELNSMPDFFPVRTPSSAPKKTSRRAFSEGQIQRRTNPTRSARPPEKFALENFTVSAANFAEELYSLRRRKTISGARCQGYRRRRRASSFRPVEDITEEDLENVAITVRDKIYDKVLGNTCHQCRQKTIDTKTVCRSQGCGGVRGQFCGPCLRNRYGEDVRSALLDPDWVCPPCRGICNCSYCRKRDGRCATGILIHLAKFYGYNNVKEYLESLQKQLGDGR
- the CDCA7L gene encoding cell division cycle-associated 7-like protein isoform X1, yielding MALATRSQQIPKEVADIFNAPSDDEEFVGFRDDVPMETLSEESFSSFNSLELEEKDVRFRSNHFMEKLRRIFVEDTDSEMEDFKGFPQSDPTGNSDSERVCMDSDFSDDNKTAVESGEEEEEAATPRRSRSRRSSFGLRVAFQFPTKKVASQSDQKLTSPERPRSSSCVQDNKKPVPGRQKRCRQRKQREDSASESEADSRDEDQESSDALLKRTMNIKENKAMLAQLLAELNSMPDFFPVRTPSSAPKKTSRRAFSEGQIQRRTNPTRSARPPEKFALENFTVSAANFAEELYSLRRRKTISGARCQGYRRRRRASSFRPVEDITEEDLENVAITVRDKIYDKVLGNTCHQCRQKTIDTKTVCRSQGCGGVRGQFCGPCLRNRYGEDVRSALLDPDWVCPPCRGICNCSYCRKRDGRCATGILIHLAKFYGYNNVKEYLESLQKQLGDGR